ATCCATCTATAAATCCAGAAGGAGTAGATGTATGGGGAGCTATTCCAACAAGAGATAATTTTACAGGTGGAGATTTACAAGGTGTAATAGACCACCTAGATTATTTGAGCGATTTAGGGGTAAATGGAATTTATTTTTGTCCTATTACAGTTGGAAAAACTAATCATAGATATGATACGATGGACTATATGGAAATAGACCCTACTTTAGGAGATAAAGTTACTTTGAAAAAACTAATAGAAGAAGCCCATAAAAGAAATATAAAAATAATGTTGGATGCTGTATTTAATCATATAGGATATTATTCTAAACAGTGGCAAGATGTAGTTAGAAATAAGGATAATTCGAGATATAAAGATTGGTTTTATATAAAAGATATGAGTAAAGTTGATACTCCAATAGAAGAAATAGATGAAAAAAACATACCTTATGAAACTTTTGGGTGTGAAAAATACATGCCAAAACTTAACACAGAAAATTCAGAAGTAATAGAATATTTATTAAGTGTAGGTAGGTATTGGATACAAGAATTTGATATAGATGCATGGAGATTAGATGTATCAAATGAAGTAGATCATGTTTTCTGGAGAAAATTTAGACAGGAGATTAAAAGAATAAAACCTGATATATACATATTGGGAGAAATTTGGCATGGAAGTTTACCATGGTTGATGGGAGACCAATTTGATTCAGTTATGAATTATTTAATGTCAGAAGCTATGAAACAATTCTTTTGTACAAATGAAATAAATGCTGAAGAATTTAAATATATGATAAATGATGTAATAGTGAGCTATCCAAGGCAAGTCAATGAAGTTATTTTCAATTTACTTGGAAGTCATGATACCACTAGAATATTGACTTATGCAAATGGCAATATAGATAAATTTAAACTTTCCTATTTGTTTATGTTTGTACAATCAGGAAGTCCTTGTATATACTATGGTGATGAAATAGGAATTCAAGGAGAGCTAAGCCTAGTATCTGAAGGACAAAGAAAATGTATGGAGTGGAATGAAGAACAATGGAATAAAGATATACTTGATTTTATGAAGAAGATTATTAGACTTCGTAAATCAAATAGAGAGCTTAGAACTGTATCAAATGAGTGGATACTAGCAGATAAAGAAAATGGAACAATTATATTAAAAAAAGAATCTATTACAATAATGATAAATAATTCATCTAAAGATTTAACCTTAAAGTTACCAGATTATCTGATTAATAGAAAAGTAAAAGATTTGTATGAAGAAAAGATAATTGATTTAAAGGAAGAAATAACATTAAAAAAATACAAGTTTATTATTTTAAAATAATGTAACAATGTGATTGATTTAAAATTGACTATAATTTTTTGTATTATTTAAGCAAATTATATTATTTAAACAAAGTATCCTTAATCATAATAAATGAATTCAGTATAATTTTATATACAGATGATTTGTAATAAAACTTATTAAGAAAAATTTTTATTTAGATGAAAATGAATATTTGAGTTTTTAATTATTTTGTAATTTAATGAAAAAGACAATTACTGAATAAGTAGAGGGAAGGTAAAATATGAATGACTATAAAGAATATATAGTTACAGTAAAATCTAGTATTGTAAATTTAATTTTAGGTTTGATATTTTTATCAATTGGGATTGTATTAAGTGTATTTTTTGTATATATTAAGCAGTACTATCTACTAGTAATTGTTTTTTTACCTACAATATATGGATTAGTTTCAATTTTAAATTATAGAAGAAAGCAGATTATTTTTGATTTATATAATATTAAAGTTCGTAAATGTATAGGAAGGGAAAAAGAGTATTCATATCATGATATTACTAAAATTTCAATAAATAATAAAAAGCAGGAATGTCCAGTTAAAATATATGTGAATAAAAATAAGATTGCAACTTTTTTTGTATCTGACAAAAACTATATGCATGCTATAGCTGAAATGAAGAGAAGAGAGTTACCATTTGATGACAAGAGTATAGACTATCTATCAGATACGCCACTTTGGATTCCAATTCCATCTAATGAAATTAAAGAATTTTGTAATGAAGCTTCACGAAAGCTTGAAAAACAGGTTAAAGAGAATTTGTGTAAAATAGAAAAAGAGTTTGGAGAAGATATATCTTTTTCTTTTGGTATAGATATTGAAGAAAATCCGTTTGTATGTGTATTTTTAGTATGTATTATGAAGAATGACAACTATACAAAAGTTATAAAAAAATACAGAGGGGAAAAGGCATGGGCTATGTTTCCTGTATATATAGTGGGACCAAAGTTACATAAGAAAGAAATTGAAGAGGGCAAATTTATTTGCAATATAAATTACTTAAATGCTTTTTCTGGAAATATGTGGTTAAATTTTTCTAGAATGGTAAAAAAATATGGTGTGCAAGAGAGTGAAATAGACATAGATTTTAAGTTAAAAGGTGAACTGGAATAATTAATTCTATAAATAATATCTAAAATATAATTTGAGTTTATAGGTAAGATGTAAAAGAAATTGATTATTGGTTTAATAATACTTGTATAGAAAGAGGTATAAGAATGCTTGAAGCATTTATATTTGATTTAGATGGAGTGATTACAGATACAGCATATTATCATTATTTAGCTTGGAAAAAACTAGCTGATGACATTGGTATATATATAGATGTAGAATTTAATGAATCTTTAAAGGGGATAAGCAGAATGGAGTCATTAAATAAAATATTAGAATTTGGAAATAAAAAAGATTCATTTTCAGAAGAAGAAAAAATGGAAATGGCTGAAAATAAAAATAACTATTATGTATCTTTAATAAACAAGATAACTTCAAATGATATTTTACCAGGTATAGGAAGTTTGATTGATGGTATAAAATCTAATAATATAAAGATAGGATTGTCTTCTGCAAGTAAGAATGCTACAAATGTATTAAAACATCTGGGTATAAGTGATAAATTTGATTTTATAGCAGATGCATCAAAATGTAAGAACAACAAACCATATCCAGATATATTTCTCATGTCAGCAAAGGGGCTTGGTGTAAATCCTAAAAATTGTATAGGTATAGAAGATGCAAGTGCAGGTATTGATGCTATAAACTCAGCCAATATGTTTTCTATTGGAGTTGGAGATTATAAAAATCTAAAAAAAGCAAATTTACTTGTAAATTCAACAAGTCAGTTAAATTTTAAGTATATACTAAGTGAGTATAATAAGTATATGGTTAGGAGTGTTATATGAAATGTTTGTTTAATAATATAAATGAGTGGAAAATTATACAAGACAAGATTGAAGTCAAAGAAAATAGATTAGCAGAGTCTATAATGAGTATAGGTAATGGGTATATGGGTATGAGAGGAAACTACGAGGAGAACTATAGTGGAGATAGCCATAGAGGTTCTTATATAGCTGGTGTATGGTTTCCTGATAAAACTCGTGTTGGATGGTGGAAAAATGGATATCCAGAATACTTTGGTAAAATTCCTAATTCAGTTAATTATATAGGGATAAGAATTTTTATAGATGATGTAGAATTAGACCTTGCAAAATATAATGTTGAAAATTTTTATAGAGAATTAGATATGAAAAATGGTATTTTAAAGCGTAAATTTACTGTGAATATTAATGGTAAAAAATTTGAAGCTAATATAACAAGATTTTTAAGTATATCAGTTAAGGAATTAGCTGTAATAAAGTACGATATAAAAGCTTTGAATTCTAGTGCTAAAATAAAATTTATTCCATACTTAGATTCAAATGTAAAAAATGAAGATTCAAATTACGAAGAAGACTTTTGGAATGCAGTTTCTTCAAGTTCTTCAGAGTATAGAGGGAAGATACTTTCACGTACAAAAGAAAATACATTTAATACACCAATATTCACAGTAGGTGCAATGATGCATATTAAAGCAAGAGGTAAAGTAGAGGATATGTCTTTTCTAAGTGCTGAGAATTATTGTGAAAATTCAATAACAATGGATATCTTAGAAAATGAAACTATTGGTGTAGAAAAATATGTAACAATAGCTTCTACTAGAGATTATGATGAAAATGAGTTATTAAAAAAATGTGAGGATATCTTAAATGTAGAAATATCTAAAGATTATGAGGATATCTTAAATGAACATACAAAATTGTGGAATAAAAGATGGGAAAGTGCAGATATAAAGATAGAAGGAGATAAGAGTAGCCAACAAGGTATAAGATATAATCTATTTCAACTATTCTCAACTTATTATGGAGAAGATTCAAGATTAAATATAGGGCCCAAAGGATTTACTGGTGAAAAATATGGTGGTGCTACTTATTGGGATACGGAAGCATATTGTCTGCCAGTGTATTTAGGTGTGGCAGATAAGAGTGTAGCAAGAAATCTTTTAGTATATAGATACAATCAGCTAAAGCAGGCAAAAGATAATGCAAAAAAGCTAGGGCTTAAGGGAGCATTATATCCAATGGTTACTTTTGATGGAGTAGAATGCCATAATGAATGGGAGATAACATTTGAAGAGATTCATCGCAATGGAAGTATAGTATATGCAATATATAATTATACAAATTATACAGGTGATTTTGAATATATAAAAGAAAAGGGAATAGATGTAATCATAGAAGTGGCTAGATTTTGGGCTAGTAGAGTACATTTATCTACAAGAAAAGATTTGTATATGATACATGGGGTTACAGGTCCAAATGAATACGAAAACAACGTCAATAATAATTGGTATACTAATTATATAGCTAAGTGGTGTTTAGAATATGCTATAGAAAATGTTTTAAAGTTAGAAAAAGAGCATAGTGAATGTATTGAAAGAAATAGTGTAAATAGAGATGAAATTGAGGAATGGAAAATAATATCAAAGAAAATGTATTTGCCATATGACGAAGAATTACAAATAATAGTTCAAAATGATAATTTCTTAGATAAGGAATTTATAGAGGTGAATGATTTGCCAGAAGAGAATCTTCCTCTTAATCAAAAATGGTCTTGGGATAAGATTCTTAGGTCATGCTTTATAAAACAAGCAGATGTATTACAAGGAATTTACTATTTTGGAAATAGGTTTACTAAAGAAGAGAAAAAGAGAAACTTTGATTTTTATGAGAGATATACTGTACATGAATCTTCCTTATCTTCTAGTATTTATTCTATTATTGCTTCTGAAATAGATAACCTAAAAAAAGCTTATGAATTATACTCAAGAACAGCTAGACTTGATTTAGATAATTATAATAATGATACTAATGATGGTCTTCATATAACTTCAATGTCTGGCTCATGGCTTTCTATTGTACATGGATTTGCAGGGATGAGAACATGGAATGAAACTTTATCTTTTGAGCCTAGATTGCCTCAAGAATGGAAAAATTATTCTTTCAATATAAATTATAGAGATAATAATATCAATGTTTATGTAGATAATAATTTAATTAAGATAGAAAACTTAAAGGGAAAATCAATAAAAATTATTGTATATGGAAAAGAGTATATACTAGAAAAATCTATAGAAATTGATAGAAATAAATTTAAATAATGTTTTTACTGTATAAATAGTTAAAATAAATTTATCTAATTTTAAATTTATTTTAACTATTTTTTATTTAATGCAAACCTATATATTATAACAATAATCGTGCTTTAAATTAAATATATTACATAAATCTTCATAAAATCGTCATAATTTCGTAAAGAATATGTAACAAAAGTAGGGTATATTGTATTCTGTAGAGAATATAAGGGAGGAAGTAATTTATGAAGAATAAGAAGTTCATTGTAGCAATACTGATAATAAT
This sequence is a window from Clostridioides difficile. Protein-coding genes within it:
- a CDS encoding glycoside hydrolase family 13 protein, yielding MSNKNKENITLRNQITESTQQTLTKEAILHIPMSNYAYGYDRETLHIRIRTKKNEVKKVTLRIGDQYVWDKGGAGGGNLNASGLGWSGGKNIMMNKEVETELFDYWIAECKPLNKRSRYGFIIEGQEEKILFTEKKIIKLGNENDEKELCEISNFFGYPYLNYIDIPKVPNWVKETIWYQIFPDRFANGNPSINPEGVDVWGAIPTRDNFTGGDLQGVIDHLDYLSDLGVNGIYFCPITVGKTNHRYDTMDYMEIDPTLGDKVTLKKLIEEAHKRNIKIMLDAVFNHIGYYSKQWQDVVRNKDNSRYKDWFYIKDMSKVDTPIEEIDEKNIPYETFGCEKYMPKLNTENSEVIEYLLSVGRYWIQEFDIDAWRLDVSNEVDHVFWRKFRQEIKRIKPDIYILGEIWHGSLPWLMGDQFDSVMNYLMSEAMKQFFCTNEINAEEFKYMINDVIVSYPRQVNEVIFNLLGSHDTTRILTYANGNIDKFKLSYLFMFVQSGSPCIYYGDEIGIQGELSLVSEGQRKCMEWNEEQWNKDILDFMKKIIRLRKSNRELRTVSNEWILADKENGTIILKKESITIMINNSSKDLTLKLPDYLINRKVKDLYEEKIIDLKEEITLKKYKFIILK
- the pgmB gene encoding beta-phosphoglucomutase, producing the protein MLEAFIFDLDGVITDTAYYHYLAWKKLADDIGIYIDVEFNESLKGISRMESLNKILEFGNKKDSFSEEEKMEMAENKNNYYVSLINKITSNDILPGIGSLIDGIKSNNIKIGLSSASKNATNVLKHLGISDKFDFIADASKCKNNKPYPDIFLMSAKGLGVNPKNCIGIEDASAGIDAINSANMFSIGVGDYKNLKKANLLVNSTSQLNFKYILSEYNKYMVRSVI
- a CDS encoding family 65 glycosyl hydrolase domain-containing protein; the encoded protein is MKCLFNNINEWKIIQDKIEVKENRLAESIMSIGNGYMGMRGNYEENYSGDSHRGSYIAGVWFPDKTRVGWWKNGYPEYFGKIPNSVNYIGIRIFIDDVELDLAKYNVENFYRELDMKNGILKRKFTVNINGKKFEANITRFLSISVKELAVIKYDIKALNSSAKIKFIPYLDSNVKNEDSNYEEDFWNAVSSSSSEYRGKILSRTKENTFNTPIFTVGAMMHIKARGKVEDMSFLSAENYCENSITMDILENETIGVEKYVTIASTRDYDENELLKKCEDILNVEISKDYEDILNEHTKLWNKRWESADIKIEGDKSSQQGIRYNLFQLFSTYYGEDSRLNIGPKGFTGEKYGGATYWDTEAYCLPVYLGVADKSVARNLLVYRYNQLKQAKDNAKKLGLKGALYPMVTFDGVECHNEWEITFEEIHRNGSIVYAIYNYTNYTGDFEYIKEKGIDVIIEVARFWASRVHLSTRKDLYMIHGVTGPNEYENNVNNNWYTNYIAKWCLEYAIENVLKLEKEHSECIERNSVNRDEIEEWKIISKKMYLPYDEELQIIVQNDNFLDKEFIEVNDLPEENLPLNQKWSWDKILRSCFIKQADVLQGIYYFGNRFTKEEKKRNFDFYERYTVHESSLSSSIYSIIASEIDNLKKAYELYSRTARLDLDNYNNDTNDGLHITSMSGSWLSIVHGFAGMRTWNETLSFEPRLPQEWKNYSFNINYRDNNINVYVDNNLIKIENLKGKSIKIIVYGKEYILEKSIEIDRNKFK